One Oreochromis aureus strain Israel breed Guangdong unplaced genomic scaffold, ZZ_aureus HiC_scaffold_245, whole genome shotgun sequence DNA segment encodes these proteins:
- the LOC120436843 gene encoding hepatoma-derived growth factor-related protein 2-like, whose product MKKETRKITTPADKKDSGDQDCKSRTAKRKASPEKKTPIKRRRVAEQAGPSTSSDVVKGVKRKVVQDEEGTTKKAKKAKLLDHMSGDKEQASSLLDSGKDLNNKQVCAKMAKERPRETTESHPRKKKECGPGQKSVADQNVSEFKPDMWRSTSSEKEAAEQCLLATG is encoded by the exons atgaaaaaggaaacaagaaaaatTACCACTCCAGCCGATAAGAAAGATTCAGGAGATCAAG ATTGTAAGAGCAGGACTGCTAAAAGAAAGGCCAGTCCTGAAAAGAAGACCCCAATAAAAAGGAGGAGGGTCGCTGAGCAGGCTGGTCCTTCCACCAGCTCAGATGTGGTCAAAGGAGTGAAGCGCAAGGTTGTGCAAGATGAAGAGGGCAcaacaaagaaagcaaagaagGCTAAACTTCTCGACCATATGAGCGGTGACAAGGAGCAAGCATCCTCCTTGTTGGACTCTGGTAAAG ACTTGAATAACAAACAGGTGTGCgcaaaaatggcaaaagaaAGGCCGCGGGAGACAACAGAGAGTcacccaagaaaaaaaaaggaatgtgGACCAGGACAAAAATCAGTGGCAGACCAAAACGTAA GTGAATTCAAGCCAGATATGTGGAGGAGCACCAGCTCGGAGAAGGAGGCTGCGGAGCAGTGTTTGCTGGCTACCGGATAG
- the LOC120436846 gene encoding serine/threonine-protein kinase pim-2-like, with product MVKLAGEAEGSVGISAPVSLLEWFDLGKELILVLERPVPAVDLQKYKAENGRTLTEDKAKVILKQLVDAVKELEDKHIFHRDIKGQNILIETGSDVPRVRIIDFGLSCFVKQRSLYRIFYGTPLHIPPEWYIRSCYRCGPTTVWQMGVVLYEALHARYFSTARFLTKKLSIKKRLSTGKKTSHFQIH from the exons ATGGTTAAACTTGCAGGTGAAGCAGAAGGGTCAGTGGGAATATCTGCACCTGTGTCCTTGCTGGAGTGGTTCGACCTTGGCAAAGAGCTGATCCTGGTGCTGGAGAGACCTGTCCCCGCTGTGGACCTGCAAAAATACAAAGCAGAAAATGGAAGAACTTTAACAGAGGACAAGGCCAAG GTCATTCTGAAGCAACTAGTTGATGCTGTAAAGGAACTTGAGgataaacacatctttcatcggGACATCAAGGGACAAAACATTCTGATTGAGACCGGCTCAGATGTGCCTCGTGTTCGCATCATTGACTTTGGACTGAGCTGTTTTGTTAAACAGCGATCTCTGTATCGCATCTTCTATG gCACTCCTCTTCACATCCCTCCCGAGTGGTACATTAGGAGCTGCTACAGGTGTGGACCCACCACGGTGTGGCAAATGGGAGTGGTGTTGTATGAAGCGCTTCATGCACGATACTTTAGTACCGCGAGGTTCCTCACAAAGAAACTGAGCATCAAAAAGCGTCTGTCCACAGGTAAGAAAACTTCACACTTCCAGATTCACTGA